In a single window of the Gracilimonas sp. genome:
- a CDS encoding efflux RND transporter permease subunit — MKIIDLSIRRKVTIAMFTVGILLFGMVSLSRLNVNLLPELSYPTLTIRTEFEGAAPVEVENLITKPVEEAVGVVKGVQQVRSISRAGQSDVVLEFAWGTDMNIANLDVMAKLDAVQLPLDADKPVTLRFDPTLDPIMRYALYYNEGESDQPADEEANVDYASYQDLESPDAIARLKGLRVLADEQLKKNLESALGVASVKISGGLEEEIQVNIDQQRLSYLNIPIENVTQILSAENVNLSGGRLEEGTQQYLVRTLNEFKSVDQIRNVVVARNQDNTIYLKDVADVTQAYKEREAITRLNGAEAVEIAIYKEGDANTVAVAEAVGARMGDIQQALPDNMKLEKVYDQSVFIASAVNEVKNAGIIGGILAVLVLYLFLRNFWTTVIISVSIPVSIIATFNLMYGNDISLNIMSLGGIALGIGMLVDNSIVVLENIARHREMGKGILESAREGAGEVGMAVIASTLTTIAVFFPLVFVQGIAGQLFRDQALTVTFSLLASLIVAITLIPMLSSIGGKKTETQPLDLKEPKTKAGRGLRSVRMFLFYTIPTAITKGIKFIFRWIGKITKALFAPFVWAFDKVYQATENAYSGLLRWSLNHKFVVLSAALLSFVGSLALVPQIGIELIPQLSQGEFAVEFKLPPGTPIEETDKALRSVQNNSKNLDNVRTTFAVAGTGNQMDANPEQGGENWGELSVTLASGSSSMDEEVAMNQMRSSLQQVPGLQYKFSRPSLFSFKTPIEIEISGFDLDKLKLAGDAVARKLSSNDRFADVKSTMETGSPEIQILFDRDRAAALGLQVHEVADRIVSNVRGDVATRYSWRDRKIDVLVRAREADRASIDEIQRLIVNPDSERPIPLSAIADVQIANGPGEIRRVSQQRVAIVSANLNYGDLGEAAEEVEQALSEVTLPPGILAEIGGQNEEMADSFQSLIFALSLAVFLVYLVMASQFESLLHPFIILFTIPLALVGAILALYITSTTISVVVFIGLILLAGIVVNNAIVLIDLINQMRMKGVEKLEAIKEGGKSRLRPILMTTMTTTLGLLPLAIGFGDGAELRAPMGITVIGGLLFSTLLTLVVIPVMYDILDRKSYTPQPETETA, encoded by the coding sequence ATGAAGATCATTGACCTTTCTATACGCCGGAAAGTTACCATCGCTATGTTTACAGTGGGGATTCTGCTGTTCGGCATGGTGTCCCTTTCCCGGCTTAACGTAAACTTATTACCGGAGCTCAGCTACCCTACCCTTACCATTCGTACCGAGTTTGAGGGTGCTGCTCCTGTTGAAGTTGAAAACCTGATTACCAAACCTGTTGAAGAAGCCGTAGGTGTCGTAAAAGGCGTTCAACAAGTACGTTCTATTTCAAGAGCCGGTCAGTCTGATGTAGTGCTGGAGTTTGCCTGGGGAACCGATATGAACATCGCGAACCTGGATGTAATGGCTAAGCTCGATGCCGTTCAGCTTCCTCTGGACGCCGACAAACCCGTTACATTACGCTTCGATCCAACGCTGGATCCAATAATGCGGTACGCTCTTTATTATAATGAAGGAGAAAGTGATCAACCCGCAGATGAAGAGGCCAATGTCGATTATGCTTCCTATCAGGATCTGGAAAGCCCGGACGCCATTGCCCGGTTAAAAGGGCTTCGTGTTTTGGCCGATGAACAACTTAAGAAGAACCTGGAATCTGCGCTTGGGGTAGCCTCGGTAAAAATTAGTGGTGGACTTGAAGAGGAAATCCAGGTTAATATTGATCAGCAGCGCCTGTCTTATCTGAATATTCCCATTGAGAATGTGACTCAAATTCTAAGTGCGGAAAATGTAAATCTTTCCGGTGGACGATTGGAAGAAGGAACTCAGCAATATCTGGTTCGTACCTTAAATGAATTCAAGTCCGTTGACCAAATTCGAAATGTAGTAGTTGCCCGAAATCAGGATAATACCATTTACCTGAAAGATGTAGCCGACGTAACACAAGCCTACAAAGAACGGGAAGCCATCACCCGCCTTAATGGAGCTGAGGCCGTAGAAATTGCTATCTACAAAGAAGGCGATGCCAACACGGTTGCTGTAGCTGAAGCTGTTGGTGCCCGCATGGGTGATATTCAGCAAGCTCTGCCAGATAACATGAAGCTTGAAAAAGTTTACGATCAATCGGTCTTTATAGCTTCTGCGGTTAATGAAGTAAAAAATGCAGGTATCATCGGAGGTATTCTTGCGGTACTTGTGCTTTATTTATTTCTGAGAAATTTCTGGACCACCGTCATCATTTCTGTTTCCATTCCCGTGTCTATTATTGCCACTTTTAACCTGATGTATGGCAATGACATTTCCCTCAATATTATGTCTTTGGGAGGTATTGCACTCGGTATTGGGATGCTGGTGGATAACTCCATTGTGGTGCTCGAAAACATAGCCCGGCATCGGGAAATGGGTAAAGGAATTTTAGAATCGGCCCGGGAAGGAGCCGGAGAAGTAGGGATGGCTGTAATTGCCTCTACCCTTACGACTATTGCTGTATTCTTCCCTCTCGTTTTTGTGCAGGGAATTGCCGGACAGTTATTCCGTGATCAGGCTTTGACGGTAACTTTCTCCTTGTTGGCTTCGCTGATTGTTGCCATCACACTTATTCCAATGCTTTCTTCTATTGGAGGAAAGAAAACCGAAACTCAGCCACTAGATCTGAAAGAGCCTAAAACCAAAGCCGGCCGTGGCTTGCGTTCTGTACGAATGTTTCTGTTCTATACCATCCCGACAGCAATTACCAAAGGTATTAAATTTATTTTCCGGTGGATCGGTAAAATTACGAAGGCTTTATTCGCTCCCTTTGTTTGGGCATTTGATAAAGTCTATCAGGCCACGGAAAATGCTTATTCAGGGTTACTCCGCTGGTCACTGAATCACAAGTTTGTGGTACTTTCAGCTGCGCTGCTATCATTTGTAGGATCACTTGCTTTGGTTCCTCAGATTGGAATCGAATTAATACCTCAGCTGTCACAAGGTGAGTTTGCTGTAGAATTTAAGCTTCCTCCCGGCACTCCTATCGAAGAGACCGACAAAGCTCTTCGTTCGGTTCAAAATAATTCCAAAAACCTCGACAATGTACGGACAACGTTCGCAGTAGCCGGAACCGGTAACCAGATGGATGCCAATCCTGAACAAGGCGGCGAAAACTGGGGTGAACTAAGCGTTACGCTTGCTTCGGGTTCTTCTTCCATGGATGAAGAAGTGGCTATGAATCAGATGCGTTCTTCCCTCCAGCAGGTACCAGGATTACAATATAAATTCTCCCGGCCTTCCCTTTTCTCTTTCAAAACGCCAATTGAAATTGAAATTTCAGGGTTTGATTTAGATAAACTGAAATTGGCCGGTGATGCCGTAGCCCGCAAGCTTTCTTCTAATGATCGCTTTGCCGATGTAAAAAGCACGATGGAAACGGGAAGTCCTGAAATCCAGATTTTATTCGACCGCGACCGTGCCGCAGCGCTTGGACTGCAGGTACACGAAGTAGCCGACCGCATTGTAAGTAACGTCCGTGGTGATGTAGCTACCCGATATTCGTGGAGAGACCGCAAGATTGATGTTTTGGTTCGTGCCCGTGAAGCCGACCGTGCCTCTATCGATGAAATCCAGCGCCTGATTGTAAATCCCGACAGCGAACGCCCTATTCCACTTAGTGCCATAGCTGACGTTCAGATTGCAAACGGTCCCGGAGAAATCCGGCGGGTATCTCAGCAACGCGTAGCCATCGTATCCGCCAACCTGAACTACGGTGACCTGGGTGAAGCAGCCGAAGAAGTAGAGCAAGCTCTTTCAGAAGTAACCCTTCCACCCGGAATTTTAGCCGAAATTGGCGGGCAAAATGAAGAAATGGCCGATTCATTTCAGTCACTCATTTTTGCACTTTCGCTGGCTGTTTTCCTTGTTTACCTGGTGATGGCTTCCCAGTTTGAGTCACTGCTCCACCCTTTTATAATTCTTTTTACCATTCCGCTGGCTTTAGTTGGAGCAATTCTGGCTCTGTATATTACCAGCACCACTATTAGCGTGGTTGTATTTATAGGACTGATACTTCTGGCCGGTATTGTGGTAAATAACGCCATTGTACTCATCGACCTGATTAACCAGATGCGCATGAAAGGCGTTGAAAAGCTGGAAGCCATTAAAGAAGGCGGGAAATCCCGATTGCGTCCGATTTTGATGACCACCATGACGACGACACTTGGCCTTTTACCACTGGCTATTGGTTTTGGAGATGGAGCCGAACTGCGTGCCCCAATGGGTATCACCGTAATTGGCGGACTCTTATTCTCAACCCTGCTTACCCTGGTGGTTATTCCCGTGATGTACGACATCCTTGATCGTAAATCATATACTCCACAACCTGAAACCGAAACGGCTTAA
- a CDS encoding efflux RND transporter permease subunit: MHITDLSIRRPVTTLMVFVSLLVVGLIATRLVPLEFMPNITFPGAFVQLPYPNSTPAEVNENIARPIEEVLATISGVERINSNSGEDNAGVIVTFKQGNEIDLKAIEIKEKIESIRNQLPDDFEYYQIHKFQDGDAPTLQLRISSQRDLSDAYDLLNRNLKQRIERIPGVGQVTLYGVEKKEIRIELDPDRLTQYNINLNRLSSTLRQANFSISAGKITDSGLRYMVRPVGNLNGVEDIENLIIANNNIRVKDIATVKYTSPERNYARHLDRKYAIGLDITKESTANTVQVVDEVLAEIDKVNELPEMQGIEIYEMFNQADGILSSLRELFNSGMIGALLSVIVLYIFLRQMSTTLIVATAVPFSLIVTLGFFYFLDISLNILSMMGLMLAIGMLVDNAVVVTENIHRYQRKGSDAQKSAIFGAKEVSIAVTAGTLTSIIVFLPNVVNESFISQHMYYIGMAIIIALVASLVISLTVIPLLASKIQPPEKSRKKTIIDKLSVRYAAVLEWLLERRTISVVFITLLFLSGGIPMAFMDVDMFPRVEERQLNLQYNLNASYTLDHVKESVDRVEDYLYENQDKFEIESVYTYYEPEYAQSTINLIADDEAEKSVTQIKEEIEKELPKIAIGQPAFEYISRNSAEQVRVFVQGESMDVLEELAEQVEWRLGQIEGFADVRSEAEAGSDEIRLTVNHDRARNFGLTSSAVANMVSGALRGQTVQRIRGEDSEIDVILAFQDVNRQTLDDLKNLPISISEEQSVKLATLADFEERAGAGRIFRENRRTSLGIGINLEDITSDEAREKISTVMDQIVYPAGYGWSYGRSFGNDIDAMNTMLFNIGIAFFLIYLIMASLFESLIYPTSVISCIFYGVIGIFWFFFITGTSFDLMAFIGILILMGIVVNNGIVLIDHINHLRSEGLSRREAVIQGGKDRMRPILMTAATTVLGLVPLCFGTTQIGGEGPPYFPMARAIVGGLTFSTIVTLLVLPSIYVILDDIKIWSNRILHAAN, from the coding sequence ATGCATATTACCGACTTATCCATACGACGCCCGGTAACTACACTCATGGTTTTTGTGAGCCTGTTGGTTGTAGGGTTGATTGCCACCCGGCTGGTACCGCTCGAGTTCATGCCAAATATTACTTTTCCTGGGGCTTTCGTACAGCTTCCCTATCCGAATTCGACCCCGGCTGAAGTAAATGAAAATATAGCACGACCTATCGAGGAAGTACTGGCTACCATCAGTGGTGTTGAGCGTATTAATTCCAACTCTGGTGAGGATAACGCCGGGGTGATTGTCACATTTAAGCAGGGAAATGAAATTGACCTGAAAGCCATCGAAATTAAGGAAAAGATCGAGAGTATCCGAAATCAGCTGCCAGACGACTTCGAGTATTACCAGATTCACAAATTCCAGGATGGGGATGCACCTACCCTCCAGCTCCGGATTTCAAGTCAGCGGGATTTATCGGATGCCTATGACTTACTGAACCGGAACCTGAAACAACGTATTGAACGCATTCCCGGAGTAGGTCAGGTTACCTTATACGGTGTGGAGAAAAAAGAAATACGGATAGAGCTGGATCCAGATCGCCTCACCCAATATAACATCAATCTGAACCGGCTCAGCAGTACCCTTCGCCAAGCCAATTTCTCTATTTCGGCCGGAAAGATTACCGATTCCGGCCTCCGCTACATGGTTCGTCCGGTTGGCAATCTGAATGGTGTGGAAGACATTGAAAACCTGATTATTGCCAACAACAATATCCGGGTTAAAGATATTGCTACGGTTAAATACACCTCACCCGAACGAAATTATGCACGCCACCTTGACCGTAAATATGCGATTGGACTTGACATTACCAAAGAATCGACGGCCAACACCGTACAGGTGGTAGATGAAGTTCTGGCTGAGATTGATAAGGTAAATGAACTCCCTGAAATGCAGGGAATCGAAATTTATGAAATGTTTAACCAGGCTGATGGAATTCTCAGCTCACTGCGCGAACTGTTTAACTCTGGTATGATTGGTGCCCTCCTATCCGTAATTGTACTCTATATTTTCCTGCGACAGATGAGCACAACGTTGATTGTGGCAACGGCCGTCCCCTTTTCTTTGATTGTGACCCTTGGCTTTTTCTACTTCCTCGATATTTCCCTGAATATTCTTTCCATGATGGGATTGATGCTCGCCATTGGTATGCTGGTTGATAATGCCGTTGTTGTTACGGAAAACATCCACCGGTACCAGCGCAAAGGAAGTGATGCCCAGAAATCAGCCATCTTTGGAGCCAAAGAAGTTTCGATTGCGGTTACCGCCGGTACGCTGACTTCCATCATTGTATTTCTCCCCAATGTAGTGAACGAGAGCTTTATCTCTCAGCATATGTATTATATCGGTATGGCTATTATTATTGCCTTAGTAGCTTCACTGGTGATTTCTCTTACCGTAATTCCTCTGCTTGCCTCCAAAATTCAACCTCCGGAGAAATCCAGAAAGAAAACCATTATCGACAAGCTTTCTGTGAGGTATGCAGCTGTGCTTGAATGGCTGCTGGAAAGACGTACCATATCCGTAGTATTTATAACACTGCTATTTCTAAGTGGCGGTATTCCCATGGCCTTCATGGATGTGGATATGTTCCCACGGGTTGAAGAACGACAGCTCAACCTTCAGTACAACCTGAATGCCAGCTACACGCTCGATCATGTTAAAGAATCGGTAGATCGAGTGGAAGACTACTTGTACGAAAATCAGGATAAGTTCGAGATAGAATCCGTTTATACCTACTATGAACCTGAATACGCACAATCTACCATCAACCTGATTGCTGATGATGAAGCCGAGAAGTCCGTCACACAAATCAAAGAAGAAATTGAAAAAGAACTACCCAAAATTGCGATTGGTCAGCCCGCTTTTGAATACATAAGCCGGAACAGCGCCGAACAGGTACGCGTATTTGTTCAGGGCGAGTCGATGGATGTACTTGAAGAATTAGCCGAACAGGTAGAATGGCGGCTTGGTCAGATCGAAGGCTTTGCAGATGTTCGCTCCGAAGCCGAGGCCGGAAGTGATGAAATCCGCCTGACCGTAAATCACGATCGTGCCCGTAACTTTGGCCTTACCTCTTCTGCTGTAGCCAATATGGTATCAGGTGCCCTGCGCGGACAAACCGTACAACGTATTCGGGGTGAAGACAGCGAAATTGATGTAATTCTGGCTTTCCAGGACGTAAACCGACAAACCCTGGATGATCTCAAAAATCTTCCTATTTCTATAAGTGAAGAACAATCGGTAAAACTCGCCACTCTTGCAGATTTTGAAGAGCGGGCCGGAGCCGGACGGATTTTCCGTGAAAACCGCCGAACCTCTCTGGGAATCGGGATTAACCTGGAAGACATTACTTCTGATGAAGCTCGTGAAAAAATTTCCACGGTTATGGATCAGATTGTCTACCCCGCCGGATATGGCTGGAGTTACGGCCGGAGTTTTGGCAATGATATCGACGCAATGAATACCATGCTGTTTAATATTGGCATTGCCTTCTTCCTGATTTACCTGATTATGGCTTCACTTTTTGAGTCGCTCATTTATCCAACCAGCGTGATCTCCTGTATTTTTTATGGTGTGATTGGAATCTTCTGGTTCTTCTTCATCACCGGCACGAGCTTCGACCTTATGGCCTTCATCGGAATTCTCATTTTGATGGGGATTGTAGTAAACAACGGGATTGTACTTATTGACCACATCAACCACCTGCGCAGTGAAGGGTTATCCCGCCGGGAAGCTGTTATACAAGGCGGAAAAGACCGTATGCGCCCTATTCTTATGACGGCAGCAACCACCGTGCTTGGCTTGGTTCCCCTTTGTTTTGGAACCACGCAAATTGGCGGCGAAGGACCTCCCTACTTCCCGATGGCCCGAGCCATTGTAGGCGGACTCACTTTCTCCACCATCGTGACGTTGCTCGTGCTTCCGTCTATTTATGTAATCCTGGATGACATCAAGATCTGGAGCAACCGTATTTTACACGCGGCAAATTAA
- a CDS encoding VOC family protein, with translation MNHQKITPCLWVEKDAQAVAEYYLSIFKDGKLKDYRKMENPPNEFSSDASTFETAVMEIAGMEFSILAAGPMFKFNEAVSFVVNCKDQAEVDYYWDALTKNGGEEGVCGWCKDKYGLSWQVVPVEYFELIHSDNTEVREKALQNTFKQKKLILSELK, from the coding sequence ATGAACCATCAAAAAATTACTCCCTGCCTTTGGGTTGAAAAAGATGCACAAGCGGTTGCAGAATATTATCTATCCATTTTTAAAGACGGCAAGCTGAAGGATTATCGCAAGATGGAAAATCCACCAAATGAATTCAGTAGTGACGCCAGTACCTTTGAAACAGCGGTAATGGAAATAGCAGGAATGGAGTTTAGTATCCTTGCGGCAGGCCCCATGTTTAAATTCAATGAGGCGGTATCATTTGTAGTGAATTGCAAAGACCAGGCAGAAGTAGATTACTATTGGGATGCTCTTACCAAAAATGGAGGAGAAGAAGGTGTTTGCGGATGGTGCAAAGACAAATACGGTTTGTCATGGCAAGTTGTTCCCGTTGAATACTTTGAACTCATACACAGCGACAATACAGAGGTGAGAGAAAAAGCATTGCAGAACACATTTAAGCAGAAAAAACTAATACTTTCTGAGCTTAAGTAG
- a CDS encoding acyl-ACP thioesterase domain-containing protein → MTDDITKHSETFTIRASEVGSGGQITLPALCSLFQEVAGNHALKLNFDITQLHEQDLTWVLHRMDIKIDRYPNWREKITVETWPAAGDALRAYRDYRILDEEGNQIGACLSYWMMINLKTRKPTRMPKEVLDLRLSEIDHVLPVKSDRISSFEEADVTKKFVVRKSDLDMNEHVNNARFVEWLMETYDDDKAYLIKNIDIMFMQESHAGDMITSERKIEEHQNYRHQLKNQDGDVLALAACS, encoded by the coding sequence ATGACTGACGATATTACCAAGCACAGCGAAACGTTTACCATCCGGGCCAGTGAAGTTGGTTCCGGAGGTCAAATCACTCTTCCGGCTCTTTGTTCTCTCTTCCAGGAGGTAGCCGGAAACCATGCCCTCAAGCTCAACTTTGACATTACTCAGCTCCACGAGCAAGATCTGACCTGGGTACTTCACCGCATGGATATCAAAATAGATCGCTACCCAAACTGGCGGGAAAAAATTACCGTTGAAACCTGGCCAGCTGCCGGCGACGCCTTACGCGCCTATCGCGATTACCGTATTCTGGATGAAGAAGGAAATCAAATCGGAGCCTGCCTCAGCTACTGGATGATGATCAACTTAAAAACCCGCAAACCGACCCGGATGCCCAAAGAGGTGCTTGATCTCCGGTTATCAGAAATAGATCACGTACTTCCGGTAAAATCGGATCGGATCAGTTCTTTTGAAGAAGCGGATGTGACTAAGAAATTCGTTGTTCGCAAGTCAGATCTGGATATGAACGAGCATGTAAATAATGCTCGCTTTGTGGAATGGTTAATGGAGACGTATGATGATGATAAAGCCTACCTGATCAAAAACATCGACATCATGTTTATGCAGGAAAGTCATGCCGGTGATATGATCACTTCAGAACGAAAAATAGAAGAACATCAAAACTACAGGCATCAGCTTAAAAACCAGGATGGTGATGTTCTGGCCTTGGCTGCTTGTAGCTGA